A genomic stretch from Caloenas nicobarica isolate bCalNic1 chromosome 3, bCalNic1.hap1, whole genome shotgun sequence includes:
- the CCN2 gene encoding CCN family member 2 — protein sequence MAPASFAVALLLALLNPEAQGQECSGQCQCPAGPGPTCPAGVSLVLDGCGCCRVCAKQLGELCTERDPCDHHKGLFCDFGSPANRRIGVCTARDGAPCVFSGMVYRSGESFQSSCKYQCTCLDGAVGCVPLCSMDVRLPSPDCPYPRRVKLPGKCCEEWVCDEAKEQTAVGPALAAYRLEDTYGPDPTMMRANCLVQTTEWSACSKTCGMGISTRVTNDNAFCRLEKQSRLCMVRPCEADLEENIKKGKKCIRTPKISKPVKFELSGCTSVKTYRAKFCGVCTDGRCCTPHRTATLPVEFKCPDGEIMKRKMMFIKTCACHYNCPGDNDIFESLYYRKMYGDMA from the exons ATGGCCCCTGCCAGCTTCGCCGTAGCCCTTCTCCTCGCCCTCCTCAACCCG GAGGCGCAGGGCCAGGAGTGCAGCGGGCAGTGCCAGTGCCCTGCGGGACCCGGCCCCACTTGCCCCGCCGGCGTCTCCCTGGTGCTCGACGGTTGCGGCTGCTGCCGCGTCTGCGCTAAGCAGCTGGGCGAGCTCTGCACCGAGCGCGACCCTTGCGACCACCACAAGGGGCTCTTCTGCGACTTCGGCTCCCCCGCCAACCGCAGGATCGGCGTCTGCACCG CTCGGGACGGTGCCCCGTGCGTCTTCAGCGGCATGGTGTATCGGAGCGGAGAGTCCTTCCAGAGCAGCTGCAAGTACCAGTGCACCTGCCTGGACGGGGCGGTGGGCTGCGTGCCCCTCTGCAGCATGGACGTCCGCCTGCCCAGCCCAGACTGCCCCTACCCACGCCGGGTGAAGCTCCCCGGAAAGTGTTGCGAGGAGTGGGTCTGCGACGAAGCCAAAGAGCAGACCGCCGTGGGACCTGCTCTCGCTG CATACAGGCTGGAAGATACTTATGGTCCAGACCCAACAATGATGCGTGCCAACTGCCTGGTGCAGACCACTGAATGGAGTGCTTGTTCCAAGACCTGTGGCATGGGCATCTCAACCAGGGTCACCAATGATAATGCCTTCTGCAGACTGGAGAAACAGAGTAGACTGTGCATGGTCAGGCCTTGTGAAGCAGACCTGGAGGAGAATATCAAG aaaggcaaaaagtGCATTCGCACCCCCAAAATCTCCAAGCCTGTCAAGTTTGAGCTGTCTGGCTGCACCAGCGTGAAGACCTACAGAGCTAAGTTCTGTGGTGTCTGCACTGATGGGCGTTGCTGCACACCCCACAGAACAGCCACCCTCCCCGTGGAGTTCAAGTGCCCCGATGGAGAGatcatgaaaaggaaaatgatgttCATCAAGACCTGCGCGTGCCACTACAACTGCCCTGGAGACAATGACATCTTTGAATCTCTGTACTACAGGAAGATGTATGGAGACATGGCATAA